From the genome of Oryza glaberrima chromosome 1, OglaRS2, whole genome shotgun sequence:
GTCCAGAGCCACCCGGCACTTCTGCGGCGGCAGGTCCCCCCGCACCTGCGCAAGCCCAACGCACCCAGTCAGCACCCGAGAACCAAAACCAGATCAAACCCAGCTCGCCGAGCGCGAAACCTAatcacgcggcggcggcgagggccgaGGAGCTAGCGGGGGAGCTCACCACCGCCCAGCAGAGCTCGTAGAGGAAGCGCGCCATGGGGACCGGATCGGGGacgcggaaggcggcggcggcggcgggctggccCTTCCACTCGCGGAGGCACTCCTCCGTGACGTGCTTGTAGTCGGGCGCCTGGAGAGGGGGCGACATGGCGGCGTGGGGGGCAGCGacggggttagggttttggggaATTTAGGGTTTCAtgtgaggggaggaggaaggggagggggagaaggagcggaggcggcggcggcggcggcggcggtggggcgagAGCGAGACGcggcgccggggggggggggggggggggcgggggggggggacggcgacggaggcggaggtctGCGCGAAAATTTGTGAACGCGATACGGTGCTGTGGGTTTTCCCGTCTCgagaaaattgcatatgtaCAAGTGTATAAAACTGGCTTCGCAAAATTACCATCATTTAAATAGGTTTCGCTAGAATATCATTCTCGCCTGAGTACACTTCACCACTTTGCCATTTTCATCATTTCTTtcattttaagtttattttatctTCTTTGCATCTCTTTTTGACTGAAATACCCCTAGGTCAGCAAAATTGAAGCACTTCTCTCCCAACTTAAAATGGATCTGATCTGCAACGTACCGACCAAGTTTATAATTTAGCATATAAATAATCCTCCAACATTTAGCATATAATTTGAGAATTTATAGGCTAAATTATAAACTTGTTCCGTTGCAGATCAGATCATTGCACGTAAGTGCTTCAGCGTTGATGACTTAGGGGTATTTCAGTCCAAAAAGAGATGCAAAGAtgataaaataaacttaaaatggaagaaataatgaaaatggtAAAATGGCGAAGTGTACTCAGTTGAGGATGGTATTCTAGCGAAGCCCATTTAAGTGATGGTATTTTTGCGAAGCCAGTTTTATGCGATGGtacatatgcaattttctcTCCCATCTCGCGTCTTGTGGGCTGGAAAACGGGAAATGCAAAGTACGTGTTCCAGGAGATAATACGATAAAGATCGTTAAAtagatttttttacaaaactacgAATAATAGTTTATCTATAAAATACTACGGATTTGAAGCTATGTGCCAAAACACTACGGAACTAATATTAAATTATCATAGAAATATACTtactccgttttacaatgtaagtcattttagcattttacacatttatattgatgttcaTGAATCTaggtagatatatatgtctagattcactaacatcaatatgaatatggaaaattctagaatgacttacttttttttaacggaggaagtatgttttagagtttaaatcttAAATAATGCTGTAATGTTAAGCTATAAatattatagttttgtgattaaattacGGCTAAAGATTTAGTTTCATGGTAATTTTGTTACAAATTTTGGAAAGTTAACTTTGTAAGTAAAACTCTTGAAATTTTAATTCACAGGCAAAAATGCAAGTGCATTGCAATAGGTGAAAACATTTTCGCAATTGATAAAAATTCTGCCAATTTAAACAACAAACCGAAACAAAACAAACAGAATAATAGTAAAACAAagtcaaaaatcatatatagcatTAAACCCGATTGCACTTGTTTCATGCGTCATCATGCGAAGGATCCCTTATGCACACGTTTTCATAGCCTCACAAATTGATCGGGTGACTATTCTATAAGTTggcgcatgtttttttttctatacacCATCGaccaaatattaaaattttgattattcaAATTACTGGgataaataaaacaagaaaaagagaaaaaatacaTCAATTGGGGGAGGGGCACGCGGGACAGGGCCGCAGGATGGTGTGGGCCGGTTAGGTTGGGCTAGGAGGGGGAGGTTTGGGTTGGGAAGGGGTATATAATAGTTATTCTAATTCACGTTGAATTGGATACAATGACATGCAACCAACTAAAAAATCGACCAACTCAAAATTCGACTCAAACATGGATGATGTACCGAAAAATCggcagaaacatcttcaatttttatagaGTATTGTGAGAATAGAAaataaggaaaagaaaaaaaaaggagataaaaAAGACGTTGATCGAGGCAGCGACACACGGGACGAGGCGGCGAGATGGTGTGGGGCGGTTCGGTTGGGCTAggaatggctatatatatagtagttatTCTAATTCACGTCGAATCGGATACGAACGACATACAACCAACTCAAAATctaactcaaacacggatgacgttcCAAACTTTTGgcgaaaacatcttcaatttttatatttttattaattattaattcatATGGTAGCTTTATACTAgctctatagttttgtgatatattgacTTAGATATGTGGTTTTAtaataatttggtcaaaatgtCAGTGGTTTTATGATACTTTGGTTAAAGTGTTTGTAGCTTTGCGAAATCTACTCAAGACAATTTTTATGATGATTTCATATAATTAATCAAACATTTCATCAATATAACATATCTATGTCGTTGCCTCAATTACCGCTTACCGGTttacaacatttttttaaagatatcgTCACAACAATTAGACTATAACAATCTTTTCCTTCTATTTTATGATAAAATTCATAAATTAACGATTCGAATTATTTCTACTTATCATAGTTTCTATTACGAGTAGAGACCATCACTATATGGTAAGTGATACTATAAACAAAAGCTAATTGATATCTTCAATGAAATTTGAGTTAGAGCCCTGTCGGATGGCGAATAATTGATTAAAAGTCATAACACTTATAAGCGATAAAAATGTGGGTAAAATCTTTATACACGTGTCCTTATTGACTTAAAAAAGTcaatactgaaaaataaactatgatgaaaatATTCTAAATTCATctccaaaattatttttaaaatttaaattttgatagtgGTTGATTCTTTTTAGAGCAAATGATGAAGCCCTTCTTATATGTTTTGATATTGGCGAAGGTTGAGTTTGGATCAGCTTTTCAATCTGGTTACTTATGCTCTGCTCGGGGCTGATTAAATTGCTAAATATATGTTATTTGAAAAACTATTTGTataagaatttattttaaaaatcaaataaataaaattttttaattctgTTATTATAATACTCAATTAACTATATGCTAATTACTCTTTCTCATTTTTGTGCACCGCTGAAAAGCAAATCCATTAAGTTCTGTCGAACAGagcctaaggctgtgtttggaatcctgggttcccaaccctctcAATCGTATTttgcgtgcacgcttttcaaactaccaaaCGGTGTGTtatttgcaaaaagtttctatacaaaagttactttaaaaaaatcatattgatccatttttttaaaaaaaaatagctaatacttaattagacCGCTATTGCATGCACTGTGCATGGTTGGGAACATATGattctaaacacagcctaagtaacTTTAGCAAACAGGTGATGCTGAGTTCTGATACCGCTATTGCCTACTGATTTTTCTCGTGGGTTAACTAAACCAATTGCTAACGCAGCCTATAACCATCAGTAACTTGAtcatatattatgatagttgaATAACTTGAATTCACAGGTTATAATCATTGGCATATTTGTCTCATATAATAACGGGAATTACCCACTTTGCAATTTATGGACTGAAATGGACGGACGATCATACTGGGCTCACAGGCTTCAAACCTTTTGCTGCAAACGTCGATGGGCCATGAACTATGGCCCATGGGTCCGCACAAGACATGCATTAGAAGGTGGCCTAATAGGCCCAAAAGGGAGTAAAGAAGCCCATAAGGCTATGTCCTGTTTCCACTAGCTTTCCAGGCTTAGGAAGcccataaccaatcgtaccgcGAACCGATGGGCCTTCTTACTCGTGGGCCCACTCGCGCTATGGTGCCCAAAAGCTCATTATCTGGTGGAGGCCCAGGAGGCCACAGGAGGAGAAGTCCCAAATCTCTTCTTCCTTGGCTACCATTAAAGCTGTTGGCAGTTAGCACTCTACTCCACTAGTCACCCATTTTAGGCAGCATTTTTCAACTCTTCTGATCTTATCTATCTAATGGCTAGAATCACAAAGATAGAGTGACTTAACATATATCTAGGAATAGACAAATGTTTCTGATTGTGGGGACCAATCTTTATGATTTTCTAATTATTagaattatttaatttattatgttcaATAGGCCATGTCACTCTAGCTATATTGAGGAAATGGCCATTTGACTCGATACAATGTTGAGTGGActagacacatatatgtgtTGGTGATCCGTGTTTTGAAAAAGGTATACATGGCCGCATACAAGGAACGGTAACCTTATACCGCTTAATCCGCATAAGCGGTCGATTATACCATATAAATATCCGATTATGCCACATAAACGCTACAGGTAGGGTGTTCACATGAAACCACATATTGCTTTTCAAACCACTGGTAGTGATCAGCTATGGTTGTTGTGCTGGCAATCATAATGGTCCAGCTAAACTAGTATTTTGTATAGTATTAAATAAGTTCTGCATGTGACAAATATTGGTGATGTGGTATTTGTGGTGGAAAGTAAATTAAAGTGGTGAGATGACTTGTACTGTGGAGTCTCCCATGACATACGCATGAGCAAGCTTGAGGTTGAAGAAAGTCCTTTAATTTCCTTTGGACCAGCCCTTTGATAATCTGATTGCTTCTTGGCGATGGATTTTGAGGTAATCATGGATCACAGGATCATCAGTCAGACAAAAAATCAaagtagtttttttatttaggaCAAGTGGTTTCGTGCAGGCTTATGTTCTTTTTGTCCAGGcatcccccaaaaaaaagaaaaagaaaaagaaatgtatAATGTTGCTATAGGTGAAAACCAAGAAATTAAGGGAGAGGATGAAGGGGACAGGGAAGAAAGGAatataaaatttgagatattGTTGAGGCATGTCAGTTATAGATAGATGATATATGTATTGGTGAGTTTGTTTTAAGtctattttcatatatatcttGGGTGGCTAGATCTTAGGAGAATAATTTGTGATTCGAATCATGATTCATTGTTCcctacaaattataaaaaatgaaaagaaatcaACATTTTTACGCCACGTGTTCATAGGCGCAAACATTGAGATAAACTATCAACATGTTCATAGGCTATATTATTACGTATAACGACAAAACCTGAACACCCTACTCCGCATTTAGACAATgccattaaattttaaaatcttgCACGACGACACCACAATTAATTATCTCAATTTAGTATTTCTTTAATAGAGGCCCTTCGCCAATCATTAGCACTTATTTTCCCGCGCTACATGTTGTACGTACTCGGTTCTCACGTCATCATGATAGGGTAGCTACTAATTAATTGTTCCGTGCAAGTTGGAGTAACGCCTATAGAGATCTGGACAAATACAATATCCCGCTCAACGTAACGGCTATGTACGGACTAGGGTTTGTTGTCCGAATCTATATACGACAAACCATGCACGTAGCCTAATGAGTTTGCTCGTAGCCTAATGCATGGTGACTCTAGGTGTTGTCTTCTCGTGGCAATACTCTCAGAGATAAAAATGAAGCATATCAGTTCTAAACATAAACATGAATAGAGGAAATATTTGCACCATTTCTTTGGTGGAAAAACCAGACCTACATGCATGTCTATCCCCTAGGCATCCTTACTGGTGATTCTTGAAGGTAAATGAGGCATATTATCACTATCTCTTTATCCTACATAAAcattaacaaaataaataaaaatacttGCATATGTCTAATGTCTATCTTTGGAAGCAGAATCCGATGTTTATCTCCAGGTCCATGGACAGGTGCAGAAACATGAGTGGAAGGTACCAAGATAGACGCCACTTGTCAGCCAAGGTGGTGGACGCCCGACGTGAAGCTGCCCTCCACCGTCGGATCGACGAGGAGGGATCCAACGGCTCAGGAGGCCGTGCCCTCGCGTATAAATAGGCCCCCGGGGGCCAGTGCCAAGAGCCATCCATCCCTTCTCACGCCGCACACACTGCGGCCCCTGCATCGCTAGCGTGAgcgagaacgagaacgagaGACGCACGTAGTGGTAGCTTTTGCGAACGGTAGCGAGAGCGAGAGATCGCGTGGTTTTTTTTGATCGCTAGCTGTGTTAGCCATGGCGCCGGGTgctgggtcgtcgtcgtcggcgaggaggggcaggcgcgtcgccgccgccgagccgccccgccgcgcgctcAGGATGcgcgcgtcgtcgccgatgTACTACACGTCCGACGACGAGGACTTGCCGGAGATTGTCCTGACGCccccggctccggcgccgccgcgcaccggtACCCGCTCGCTGCGGATGCACGCGTCGCCGCCCGACTATGGGCGCCGCCGCACCAACCGACCCCGCCGTAAGAAAGAACGAACTCGATCGAATGCATGTTTCGGTTTCATTTCCGGTAGATCTGTGATTTGATGTGTCGTGCTTTGAGTTTTCTTGACGGAGATCTGATGTTTTaatttgttgtgtgtttgtgtgtacGCAGGCGTGGCACggacgaggtcgccgccggtggtgcaggaggcggagagggagcCGCCGGCACcgcagcagccggcggcggtggtggtggagcgcgTGTTTTACATGGTGGGTAGCCCGCCGGACGTCATCACGGCCACGGGGGAAGGGCCGGGGGGGCGCACGGTGGCGGGCTTCCGTTGCAGGAGGCTCACGTCCACGCGCaccctcgtcgacggcgaggacgccgccgcccgcgccgccgccatcagcgGCGCCCGCGCCCTGGTCATGTGCAGCTGCCACGGCGCGCCCTTCACCCACGCCGAGTTCCTGCTCCACGCCGGCGGCACCGACCTAGGCCGCAACGTCACCGGCTACCCGTGGCTTGGCGACGAGATGGAGCTGACtcctcccggcgccggcggtccCCATCTGTAGGTTCGCCGCGGAGGTGgccagccgtcgtcgtcgacgacgacgacgaccgcggagtggcgtctgcggcggcgcgcggcggaggcggcggcgagcaacgCATGGTCCGGGGAGAGCTTTGATCTGATGCAGTGTGTCCGTTTTCAATTCCAGTCTTCGCTCTTAGCTACTTGCAGTTGACTGCTGTCTCAGTCTGACTGTCAAGTTTATCTTTAATTTTCGCAAGTTTACTTTCATGTTTCTAAATTATCAGTTGTAATCGTCGATCGATGTAATAGCTCTAGATCTCCCGGATCAATAATATGAAAACTGCATctttgttttttaagaaaattttgaGTCTATTGTTATGATGatgagctctctctctctatagcCTATATGAATATCCATCGGACAGATCTAACTATCACGGTTGAAATGGAACTTCCAATCATAAGAGATCCCATAAACGGTATATACATAATTCACCGATGTGACCAAGAATGGAAAATACATAAAGTGCagttaagagagagagagagagagtgagtgaaACACAAATAATCCCGTCTGATGAGAAACAATGGAAACACAGAAATGAACGATTTTCGCATAGATGAGCACGTTCAAGAATGGCAAAACATTATTGCAATTAAGAGCCTACATCATAAAAAAGTTGCCACGCCACTGAAATACCGGAATACTACAACCcaatgatttaaaatatttactgCCCGTCCCAAAAATGAGTGTTCTACACAAACctagacacacacacactgtCCACATTCGTAtacaaaagtaaaatatttttgtacGAAGATAACACTATAGAAACATGAAAAAGTTGTCACATACATATTGCAGCCCCCTCAATACATCTACAAATACAACCAAGAGCATATCCAATATTATCTTTTAGgagggttcttcttcttcttcttcttcttcttcttcctcctctaatCCCATACGCAttcgttcgaaaaaaaaatcctctactttttttatttatcttcatCTCTAACAAGGTAGACGGATTGTGTCCCTAGCACTTACGTTGGATCCGCCTGACTACAAGTATTCTCGTAAAAAAGGCTAAGCAGTACTGTACAACTGTACAAGTATCGCCCATGTACGTAGTACAATACCGAGGCCAAATACGTACGCTTCTCACGCCTACCACCACACACGCCTGTATGGCTGTATCGCCAGGGCGTAAAACGTGAACGCCGTTGCATGCATCGTGCGCGGTGGGGTCCACGCGCGCCTGCCCCCTGCTTccaggtggtggggcccacggatGCATGGTGACACGTGGCGGGTGTACACTCTCTTGGGCCTCGTGCGTGCCTACGTGTCCATGCAGATGTGGGCCCCATTACGTGTAGCCGCAGTCGCCGCGTGACTCGGTTGGAGATATCTCACGTCACGTGTGTTGCTCGATTCATTTCACACATCGTCAGTGTTTGGTTGTTCATGTAGTTGACGCAAACGCAACAAACTGTTAATTTACAGGTTATAGCGGCTAGGTAGCTGGAGTAATATTAACACggtgttttaattatttttggcGATGCAAACAGCTAACTACACACTCTTGGATGAATGTGGTTTATGTGAATTAATTCAGCCTGACCTCTGCAAATTAAATAGCCAAATATGCGAgcgttcaaaattcaaaatcatgAGAGGTAGTATATGAATGAACTGAATTGattgttgtttgtttgtttgtttgtataTACGTACGTTGCGTACGTAGCGCTAGCCTTGCAGATACGATGATGTAAAAAGCAGGCATAATCGATGCACGCATGGAGTCTATGCTAGTCTGTGCAGATACATGGGATTTCTGGTGGGTATAGCTAATTCTATCCCAGCGAGTCAATGctgttcctttttttaaagGTAACCGATGCGTGTACTAGCTGGATGTCATTTGGATTTACGCATATGAATATTTGAAGCCCCCACCATTTTGTTTAAAAAGACCTACAAGGAGAATATAAACTTTGAATAAAAAGTCcactataatattattatattacgAAACTACGAAATAGCTAAAGGCTCACTCAACGATGATCGAGATGAGTATGACGTTGGTTATAGTATACAACATGCAAGCATAAAGAGggtgggagggggggagggtgCTAGGCTGGTAAAAGGCTCAACATGTTAGCCTATAAAACTGAAGAGTTTGACTTAAAATGGGATGCgctgaattttttatttgttttttacaTAGAAAAACAAGGGCTACGTAGGGTTGTGAAAAAACCCATGCGTTTTGACATAGGTGGtgctaaaaaaaaatagcattggGTCACTCTTCACATACCATGGTGCAAATGCCTAACTGTAAGAGTGATTTATTAGTTCTAAGCATATTTAGTAGTTTAATTAGCAAAAATCATTGGTGTCATCTGACACCAGTAACTATATAGTGGATCCGCCCTGTTTTGAATCCATTACCACCCGTGACCATGGGAGCCtacactaaaaaatatatattattttacccATTAATTATCTAAATGTAAAATACACAATGGAAATGTAAAATACACAATGGGATGTAAACAGTGAATAGAGAGTACAACAAATAGGGAAGAATTTGTTAGGGATACCAATACATGGTCTAAGAAAAATATTACAATGTACGGATGCATTCACCATTGAATGCATTTGATTTTGTGCCCTTCAATCTCCGTAACGGTGCTTTCTTTGAGAAATACATATATGGAACACAGATGAAAAACACAGAGTAGGGATTATATATAAAGTGGTGGAATTGAATATACCATAACAGTTGATGAttgaaagagagggaggatgcTAGGATATATGGTCACGCACGTAATATTCTGGAGAGGGAACTTTTGGAGAAAGTGAAAGGTCGATAACACTCCATACCCGGTGTTTCGAAATATATGGAGGTGTGTCCAATTTAAAATCCCTCGGGTTTTAACACAGTCTTTCTAAATTTTCCGAAGTCCAATTTCAAATCCAAGCACTCAAGTCTGCCACAACCCAGGATGAAAGCTTTAAGCTCAGACTATAGAGTAACTTAACATTTTTCTTACAAAGAGACCActctctccccccttctccTATTTCTATTATCGGGAATGTCATTTAGCATGTGTCTTTCTCCTTTTGTTGTCCAGGATGCATATGCTACCATTGTTGCTGGGGAGTCTACCAGAGCACAGATGGGATGGCTTCTGTTGCTTTGTAGCGCATACTCCTAATATTAGACTTAATTTGAGACATTTGCTTTTGATCCTGAACTATAATATATGAAAGATGAATTTTACTATAAGACACTAAAAGTTATATAATTTGCTGATGGATATCGATTGTAAAAACGTGTTACGACCGGATGGAGAAAATGGTAATTTATTGGGAGAAATTTCTGGTCTAATTGTTGAGAGAAATTTTTACCCCTTTAAAAATGAGTAGTACTGATGGTATTGCATCATCCCCACCAACTCCCTATTTTTTAAGAGGAAAATAACGTGGGACTAGAGGACCCATATGTCAATCACCCCCACAACTCTCTACTTGTTGTGAGAAGAAAACGAAGGACAGTGTGGGACCAAAGGGACTACACATAAGTAACTTAAAAATGGAGTAGTGATGGTGGTAATTATATAACCACCCACACCACTAACTCCATAGTTTTTTAGACGAAAAAAAGATAGGTGTGGGCTAAAGGGCTCACATGTCAATCACCGCCACCAACTCTCTACTTTTTGTgagaatgaaagaaaaataatgttGGATCGAGTCTACATGCCAGTAACAAAGATATGTAGATGATATATgcgagaaaagagagagagagagagagagagagaggcaataACAGGCAAATGATATCTTTGTTTAAAAtttcgttgcaacgcacgagcttCTTTAGACATACAAGAATGTTTCTTGGGCCACAAGCATGCATGATTGCAGCTAGGAtggaaattttaaaatcatgtaACTCTCAATCCACCTCTATTACTAGCATACATCGTATTATATCTTTACCCAGTCTTAACTTAGAAACTTGCGGTCCCAGGggcatttttttaagaatttttcttttcaattggATTGAAAAATGTCCTCCGTcatattacaatttttaaagtgTCTTACACATTTTTGTTATGACATTTATCATTAAATTACTATGTTTATATGTCTTACAGCTGTGAgacatttttttaatgacaCCTATCAACAAATTACATTAACATTAAAAGTTTCCTAGCAAAATGTGCTATtgttaaaaacttaaaatgcaTTATTGCAATATCatgcatatatagatatagGCTAGCTAGCTGTGCTCAACGGCTTGGAGAGATTTAATCACGTACTTTACCCAAATCATTTCTCATCATGATTACATCTTTGTCATCTtgcaactaattaattagtaatcAACACTGTCACGTACAAATCGTCGTCCTTGAGCGAGTGATCGAGCAGCAAGAGTAGATAGGCGCGTACATACAAAGTACAAGTTCCTTTCTAGCCAAGCAGCAATAGTACTGCCAGTGATATTAATTAGGAGTAAAAGATTAGCACAACATGTCGATCGCCTGCACGTTGTATTACTGCAATTTAATCCCCTGTTCTTGATACAACATCGTACTAAGTACAGCATTAGCAATATATGTTTTCAGGACACGTACTATATAGTGGGACGAAGCCGTTTCGGTCTCTTTGTATCCATCTTAATTTACCATTACGACGTAAGTACGCACTTCGCTGCAGTAGTTGTCAACTTCTGTCCAATCCACAATCCACTGCATCCCTGCATTCCCCAGCTAAATTCATCAGGAGAACATATCTTATGCACAAATTTACCCTGCACAacaactaacaaatatcacaaaaaaaattctttaaaaaGTTAAACATATACTTTTAATGATATTACACATATATGTGAAATGTCATGGTCTAAttcattagattttttttactttttttgttacggctaaaatataaagaatttaaatataacactttgtatatatgtgcaatactattaaaagtacatataggatttttttaaatttttttcgtgatatgtgctactccctccgtcctataatataagagattttgagtttttacttacaATGtgtgaccactcgtcttattaaaaaaattgtgcaaatataaaaaacgaaaagatgtgcttaaagtactttagataataaagtaagtcacaaagaaaataaataataattctaaaattttttgaataagacaagtggtcaaatagtataagaaaaaactcaaaatctcttatattatgggacggagggagtagttgttatGCACGGAAAACTTGTGTGTATAGTGTATGTTACCATTGATCCCAACTATTTTTACCATGTTTCTTAATTACGCGTCACAGTATTCAGATGAAGCGTATATCGAAGACATACGCCTTCGTACGGCGAAGACGTATCACCCATTGGGGCGCACGTAGGAGatcgggccccacctgtcatcgtCACGCGCCGTTAAAACTTGTCGGTGCGCGCAGCGAAAAGGCACCCTACCCCCTACCCCCCACCCGAAAACCGCAGCCCCCCCGCCCCGCTAAAAATTATTCTACCTTTACCACTTACCACACCCTCACCAAACCCACCCACTTACACGTGGGACCCAGA
Proteins encoded in this window:
- the LOC127764184 gene encoding uncharacterized protein LOC127764184, producing the protein MAPGAGSSSSARRGRRVAAAEPPRRALRMRASSPMYYTSDDEDLPEIVLTPPAPAPPRTGTRSLRMHASPPDYGRRRTNRPRRVARTRSPPVVQEAEREPPAPQQPAAVVVERVFYMVGSPPDVITATGEGPGGRTVAGFRCRRLTSTRTLVDGEDAAARAAAISGARALVMCSCHGAPFTHAEFLLHAGGTDLGRNVTGYPWLGDEMELTPPGAGGPHL